The DNA segment AGTGCGTTTTCATCTGGGAAAGTACAAAAATTAAGCTATTGTTTAACATGGATGGATAATCCATCCATCATCAAGCTTATATTCTAACGCAACCTTCTCGAGTCCGCAAGGGGAGCCGGTTTTCTTGAGTGCAATGCAAGCGCATCTGCTCGAGAGGACCGAGTTATTGAAAAGGAGGTAAAAAATGGCAAAATACAAGGACAAAGTGGACTTGTATGACGACAGAGGCAAACTGATTGAGAAGGATGTGCCTCTCGAAGCAATAAGTCCGTTAAACAACGCCGCCATTAAGCGAACCATCTCTCTGACGAAGAGGACGATCGCAGTCAACCTCGAGGGTATTGAGAAAGGTCTCAAGACCGGAGCGGTTGGCGGATTGAACATCAACAACAGAAAGCTGGACCTCGCAGTAGTGGCGAACGCTGGCAAGTTGGAAAAGTTGATCAGGGATAAGATCAAAGTCTTGAAGGACGACGACACCGAGATCAAGACCTTGGCGGAAGGCAAGAGAATGATCGTTACTTGCCCCTCGGCCAGGATCGACTCGGGTGCTGAATACACCACTGGATTCACCGCCGTCGCTGCCGCGGTCACTGAGGCCATCATCGACACGTTCAACGTGGACATGTTCGAGGCCTCGATGGTCAAGGCCGCAGTCTGGGGGAGATATCCGCAGACCATCAACATGTTGGGATCGAACCTCAGGACAATCCTGGACGTTCCCCAGCTAAATGAAGGTACCGGTTACGCCCTCAGGAACATCACGGCCAACCACATAGTAATGCTGACCGACAGGAACGCCATGAACGCTGCCGCCCTATCCGCTATCTACGAGACCGTCGCGGCCTACGAGATGGGAGATGCGATCGGCAAC comes from the Methanomassiliicoccales archaeon genome and includes:
- the mcrB gene encoding coenzyme-B sulfoethylthiotransferase subunit beta is translated as MAKYKDKVDLYDDRGKLIEKDVPLEAISPLNNAAIKRTISLTKRTIAVNLEGIEKGLKTGAVGGLNINNRKLDLAVVANAGKLEKLIRDKIKVLKDDDTEIKTLAEGKRMIVTCPSARIDSGAEYTTGFTAVAAAVTEAIIDTFNVDMFEASMVKAAVWGRYPQTINMLGSNLRTILDVPQLNEGTGYALRNITANHIVMLTDRNAMNAAALSAIYETVAAYEMGDAIGNFERTHLLSLAYQGLNANNLVYSWVKENGKTGTVGDVVASMVGRALEDKVIRKGKKFPSGFVEYNCTDFPLWNAYTSAGMLAAICVNIGAARAAQGIPSTILYYNDLVEHETSLPGVDYGRAMGTSVGMSFFSHSIYGGGGPGLFHGNHVVTRHAKGTVNPVIAAGCALDAGTQYFSAENTSLVMKEVFGTVPEFNSPMKMVGKEAKKWKEQGA